TGAACTTTCATTGCATCCTGCAAATGCCTAGCCCTACACCATCCCTCTGTAGTCCCCAAAGCCCCACCTGCCGATGTGCTCTGCAGATCCACAAAAGCGGCATCTCCGTCCTGCGCAGTCTGCTTTCACATGCCCTGCACCCCACACCTCCTGCAATATACTGGCTGGCTTAGATAATGCAAAAATCCCTTGTTTGATCCAATGTAAAAAGACCCAGGTGGATGTACACCATACACCAGACTGAGAAAATACACCATGAAAAAATGAAGCTTGATCCATCTGTAAAgatcaatattaaatattaaacatatatCAAACACCTGGGTCACTTgcaaaaaaacatatatttactgCTGACTGGCAGAGATCGCTAAAACACAATTATGAACGTTGTGTTCCAAAACGTTGTTTTTCATGAGACACAAACAACTCAAGTTGCTCTGAATCCAAACATGTACTGTATAACTTCATTTCTTCTGCTGATATTAGAagtagatattttgaagaatgttggtgtcgagcagttgctggtagccattgacctCCATTGTTTTTTCCGCTGCATACTAACTTGAGCGCAAGtaaatttttgaatgaactattcctttaagttccTTAGTAAGACGGCAAAGgctttcttatttttaaacagCGCTGTCTatgaaaaaataagaaatgagaTTTCAAGAGATGAGAGAAATCAAGCTCTTATAGAAACGTAAATATCAATTCAGCTCGTGAATTCATTTGATTTTGAATTGTGCAATGAAAAAAAGACAACCTAGTCCCACTTAATTTTAAAGGTGTATATTTCCTTCAGATTAGGCAAAAAAAGTCAACCaaaataaaatggtttcatGAAACATGTATTTAGTAATTGATGAAGGACAATGTCCACTTTAAATAATAACCGTTAACTTTCTTGAAGGGTATAGCAGGCCTGTAACTCACTAATAATTGTcccaattttatatatatatatatatatatatatgagttcagatgcaaaagcctttAAGTGCAGTTTAAacttttcttctaaaatgagcatttttatcaggatcCTATGtctaggttcagtaatttcactgtAATGGCAATAATTAGattcttttcattgccattaaagtgccTGATAAACTCATTTTAGaacaaaatttcaaatggcacttagAAGCTTTtacatctgaactcttcatatatatatacatatttattttttatttatttctttttaattggAACATGTACATATTTCCACAGTTTATCGCTAGAAAAGCAGGTTCATTGAGGTTAACATACACAGACATGCACAAATGTGGGGAAGGCACCACATCCGCCACGTTTGCTTCTCACAGTTTCTTCATCTTTCTTCTAAATGCTGCAGCTGTTTCTGAAGGGTGCGTTCAGTGAGCTCCTATCCCATCATTCCCGGAGGCAGCAAGCTGTGAGCGCAGCATCGGGGCGGACCCGGGCTCTGAGCTCGGACCCGAGGAAGAGCGTCCGCTGGAGATCTCCTAGTCATCCTCGTCAGATGAAGAGCGGCAGAGGTCGTGGCGGTAGCAGTGCGCGAGGCTGAGGAGCTGCTCCATGGACTCGGAGATCTCGCTGGGCTCGGGGCCGTGTGAGAGGAAGCTGGGGGCCACACGGCGCAGATCCAGCGCAGCGCACGCTTTCTGGAGCTCAGACAGCTGGAGACCCACGGCAGGACTGGACTGAAGACACGTCAGCACAGGAAGACCCACCACCGGCTGAGAGGAAGCTGAGAGAGACATGAcgaaaacatgaaataaacagcaaatataAGCAACCGCAGtttcaaaaacaagcccaatattgttttgtttttaggtcTCTTTCCTCCGCTGCACCGTTCACCTTCTCCCATGTTTCTGTTTCATCTCTGTTGCCTTTTCCTAACAaccatatttgtaaaaataagcccaaaaaaccgcaacccgtGATTTTTTAACGcgacttaaaaaataaagaaaaagccCAAAGTCGCGTAAAATACGCAGACTAGGCAACTgtggtaataaatcaattattTGGTTTCATTTCGATGTGTTTAAAGCCAAAACTGCAGTTTTTGCAAGGATagacaataatacaaacaataataataataatttcaatgaTACCGTTACAAAAGCATAACATGTTAATTAGCGCCTAATAAATGTAAGCAATTATGCAATATTATTACATCATAtggaaatactgtaaaaacaaaagcaaGCCATCAAAACATATCTGCCATACGGCACCTGAAAATCTGAAACTTTGTTTTCAAATCTCTTTATTAAAAacgtattattattaaaactaatagtAAAAGTTGCGATGAAATGTAATTAGCAACAGATTATTTCTTCTGTATTGTGATGTACGTCTGAATGAAATGGgttattgaaaaagaaaaacgaaTATAGGGCAGGACTTGGTTCTGTCCCGTCGCTTGCTGATTGGATGTTGAGATGTGGGCGTCGCTCTCAACATGTGGGTGGGGCTCGCAGTGGGGGCGGGGTTTAAGCAGACTATATTACTGGAGAAGTCCTGCATATCCAGTTATGACTTTTGATTAAACAttatggaggaaaaaaaataaaataaaaaaagattaagcacacacatgaattaattattcacaaaaagataaataataCACATTTACATAGTAAATAGGGTGAATTTTCACTTCATGCCAACAGCAATTATAATTTatgtgaattttatttaaattctaaaGTTTTCAAAAATTCTAATTCTGCAACATGTTTGCAACCTTTAAAATTTAGGAACTGGATtggaatttaaaatgcaatttatttatttatttaataataataataataatactaataataatgcattttatttaataaattattattattattattatattataattaatttcagTACAGTTCAAAATGCTGTGCtctaaacctgaaataaaataaatataaatttgtataaattgtataaaatgtaaaacatatacataaacataaatatgaatataacataaatattagataaaaataatttaatcaaatataataacaatttataatttaattaaaaatatataatatatatatatatatatatatatatatatatatatatatatatatatatatatatatatatatatatatataaagactatacagacaaaaaaaaattgtaaattatatacaatgttttttttttttttaaaaaaagggaattaaattattttctgtgctCATCAACATTAAGCCACAAATTGTGTAGCTGGAGCTGAAGTGAAGTATTGAACCTGAACTCTTCCTGCAAGTCCAGGATGTTTGTTTGGTTGCTGTAAAAGCGGTTTCAAACATTGTAAAGTGGATCATTAACATCCAAAATGCATCCAGAAGTCTCACAGTCCTGTTTAAGAGTCTTCGCTCATCTTTACACATTCAGTGctattttattgacaaaacaCAAAGCTTTTATTAAGAGAAGAATAATATGCTCCACATGAGCTGACGGTTATAGAGCGGCACTCACTGTAATCAGCAGCGGACTGGTTCTGGTTCTGGAGGAAACCCTGCGGACTCAGAGCCGGACTGAAGATCTGTGGAACGGAGGGATGACTTTACTGGCGCCGGACAGCAGCTGAACCGCcctgcacacacgcacacacacagagggagagagagagatacagcaTGACGTCTCAGAACTGAAGATCAGTGCAGTGTTGTAacagtgagagtgtgtgtgtgtgtgtgagactcaCAGTGGTGTTGATGGGTAATGTAACCTGACGTATGCGGCCAGAACATCCTCTCCGGAGCGCTCCAAGTGCAGAGAGCTGGACGGCTCCGTGCCGGGGCGCAACTgactgcaaaaataataatactaatattagaCCAACAATATTCAGTGTgatttcagtattatttttatagtgttatatattttttttattggtcatttTTAGTACTTGtagttattttcttttatttattttttttacatttatcaatCACGTtttttatgttcattattagttttttatattactatttaggtttaattttatttcagctttatatatcactttaatatgcatttattattattactattgagGTTTTTCTAGTGCGTTTAGGTCTAAacttattttacttaatttttatcaCTCACATTTtttgtgcattattattattttaatattgctatttaggtttcatctatttttatttcactttttgtttttatttacttacagttagtaattttagtgcttctactaaaacatttttcagttagctgataaaaaaaaaaaatctaattttaaactaaattaagtttttcttcgaatattttttattttatttcagctttattccaaataacattttttttaatagttttagtttagtacaTCAGAGTAAtgcattatgaaattaattgtaattaatttaacggtattttaaattctaatccTATTCCTAAATTTTAAGGGTAGTAAACATGTTGCAGAAATAGAATTTTAAGATGcagaatttaaatgaaattccCATAAATGAATACAactacagattttaaaaatggcaTGAATTTAAAATTTTCCCTATCAATTTTCTTAATGCATGTTGTGAACTACTCATTCATGTCTATGTGTGACtctttaaatgaatgtttatgttgcataattaattatgtttattaggCGTTTATTGAAACTAATGCTCTTCAACGAGGATAATCGGTCAAAGTGCAGCTGTAAATGAATGGTTGGCTGACCTGACTAAACTCTGGCCGTCTAAACCTCTGAGAGTCACTGACTGGCCAAAACAGTGGCCACCTCCGAGCTCGGGACACGCTGATATGGGTCTCCAGGGCAAAACATCAGTGAACGCATCCAGAGCATCCGGGAGACAGCCCCCGTGCATCATGGGAAACGGGACAGAGCCGTACGCTGAAACAACCTGCAAAACACAGATGCATGAAGTCATACGTTACAGACTAAAGCAAGGCCCTATGATTTCCATGATGTGGAAAAAACAGCCATAACTAGggcattttatttcataaaaactatCATGAGAAACACACAGAAACTCAAACAGTCTTTGCTACAGCCTACCAAAATAAGAGTTCAGTTTAAATTTATTATGACAGAAATATCACTATTGTACAGCACAATGAactttgttaaataaataataataatacaatttataattttttttttttttatgcagcaAACCTCCACTTTATATGTGacccacaaaaccagtcacaagggtcaatttttcgaaattgagatttatacatcttctgaaagctgaataaataaactttccattgatgtatggtttgttagaatcggacaatatttggctgagatacaactatttgaaaatctggaatctgagggtgcataaaatcaaaatattgagaaaatcacctttaaagttgttcaaatgaagttcttagcaatgcatattactaatcaaaaatgtttttatatattcacagtagaaaattcactaaatatcttcatggaacatgatctttaaataatatatcctaatgatttttggcataaaagaaaaatggataattttgaattgacccatacagtgtatttttggctattgctacaaatataccccagcgacttaagactggttttgtgctccagggtcacatatatatagaaggtgcacagtgtcattcacacaaacactaaacaccatcgtggtaacacacatgaaactgaaataatgcaataaacattaatttaacaatattaggtgtaacatacaaccctaatgtacaGATacgaaaaaactaagaagaaacagttatttcaacaaaaaaaacatgcaatttgaaatgtaacacagggaattctgggaatgtcaatttacggttattcactgtaaattatacgtTCTTTTTCCACTTTCAAAAAAACGGTATAGTACCATAAAATGACATGTAATgtccaatacagtttttcaccgtatatagtaggggaacttaccgttaaccatttaacaggtttttactgtagcatttttacagtcttaaACCATTAAATTCAcggtaattttttacagtgcagcggTTAAACTGACCTTTCTTCCCGAGACGGCCAGAGCATCTGAAAACTGCCACATGGGTGTGCTGTTCTGTCTCATTCTGTATGAGGCCGTCATACAGTCCAACGCCAGAGCCAGAACCGAGCTGGAGTGATACCACAGCATCGGCTGAGAGAGAGATCGACAAACACATCACTAAACAACCACTGAAAACATGCTAAAATACACGGATCATCAGTGGAGAGCAGGGATGCAACCATACCATTTTCTGAGAACCAATCTGATCCGAgcacagtttttctttttttttaatcaatgtagaatttctatacttctgtgtgttgacctgatcgtcactgttttgtgtgttaaacacaatctgctaAATATAAACAACTTcgttttaatgaaaaataacaaatgaaaaaatatataatcataatctatgacaaaaatactattataaactaggttaatGGATGATTCAGCAGCAAAAGatactctagaaaaatcatgggtgcacaattttaaaaaatctaaacatttattgaaaaactatttaatcgggaataaataaaatgtaaaatgttacacattgctctttgtattgttgtaaaatacattcatattcataaatatatttgaaaatgtatagcatagtaatgaaggcagcaacataagatagataggacagaacaagaaagactattaataatcttgcgcaaaagtattataatacgAAAGGCTCCAATGCAGAGCAGCACAAAGCGGAAGAGCACGAACACAGAACACATATAGTCCACGGAAACTTTATGGTTCTTTATAATGCTTTTGTGCCTTTTgtggggcttaacaataacacagaatagtatacacacaatatcggatttggacAGAAAATGGCAGTATCGGAGCCGATATCGATAATGAATATCGGCTGGATGCATCCCTAGAGGAGAGACAGAAGACAGGAGGACGAACTAAATCAAGAACTATATAAACCATGTATCATCAGAGTATTTAATAACTGAGCAGATTCCAGGGCTTACGTCACAGTTGAGCAGCGGGAAGGCTGTGGGTGGAGGCGGGCGTCTCATTAACCCGCCTCTCAGGGTCAAAGGGCAGAAGAACGAGCTGTGATTGGCCATCTGGAGCGTTCCTAACGCACAGTTCATCATGTGGTACAAGTCCTTTATAGAGCTCTGTCCACAGGAGACAAAACTAATTTAGCCACTTTCCttcaatatacactaccagtcagacgtttttgaacagtaagattctTAATAATtctttaaagaagtctcttctgctcaccaagcctgcatttaggtacagtaaaaattgtgaaatatttttactatttaaaataactgctttatatttgaatatattttaagatcagctttgatcacagaaaaaaattacatttaaaaaaatattcaaatagaaagcagttatttgaaatagtaaaaatatttcaaaattttactgtactggatcaattaaatgcaggcttggtgagcagaagagacttctttaaagaTCATTAAAAATCTGGTAGTGTACAGATGAAGCGATGTTAAATTAAAGTATGAACGCTTGAATGATGAATCAGTTCGGCTCTAAGTTTGAATGACCTCACCGTGTCTGGGTGAGTGACAGGTGCCACGCCCCAGGTGAGGATGCCACGCCCTCCGTAAGAGTCCTGCAACAGCtctgtgacctttgaccccaaGCCTGAGAAACCGTCAGCAAGATCG
This portion of the Onychostoma macrolepis isolate SWU-2019 chromosome 19, ASM1243209v1, whole genome shotgun sequence genome encodes:
- the msto1 gene encoding LOW QUALITY PROTEIN: protein misato homolog 1 (The sequence of the model RefSeq protein was modified relative to this genomic sequence to represent the inferred CDS: inserted 1 base in 1 codon), translating into MSGTSKEVVTLQLGHYSNFIGTHWWNLQDAALVYESDSPAGELQSDMLFREGLTLGGHVTYTPRLIAMDLKGSLQTLRKEGSLYDTEKENTTFSWEGQIMTHKESPPIKNAFLQQLDSLDTGGLLAEPDFTSAVDRCSVSRVGAAVAVETVNSSLERMLKSYRLEGSVRVWSDFLRIHLHPRTISVINQYNHDGESERLEVFGQGEALLRGAVLEDLEDRLHFFVEECDYLQGFQVLCDLADGFSGLGSKVTELLQDSYGGRGILTWGVAPVTHPDTSSIKDLYHMMNCALGTLQMANHSSFFCPLTLRGGLMRRPPPPTAFPLLNCDPMLWYHSSSVLALALDCMTASYRMRQNSTPMWQFSDALAVSGRKVVSAYGSVPFPMMHGGCLPDALDAFTDVLPWRPISACPELGGGHCFGQSVTLRGLDGQSLVSQLRPGTEPSSSLHLERSGEDVLAAYVRLHYPSTPLAVQLLSGASKVIPPXPQIFSPALSPQGFLQNQNQSAADYTSSQPVVGLPVLTCLQSSPAVGLQLSELQKACAALDLRRVAPSFLSHGPEPSEISESMEQLLSLAHCYRHDLCRSSSDEDD